A genomic segment from Nematostella vectensis chromosome 6, jaNemVect1.1, whole genome shotgun sequence encodes:
- the LOC116609400 gene encoding complement component C6-like, translating into MLLVLFVLGSAILNRGHPTRTSPVTWSEWSPCSKSCDGGRSSRTKICQKGDVCTPESLQGTETRECGLQPCKTTQETRGVFFALTNLDCIIPTESFIKVLAVTGAHQCAAECVKFDACAAVNIRSALPFHLDKLEGSFVCELVANNSLEVTSDAPFEREAACRTYKRIY; encoded by the exons ATGCTTTTGGTGTTATTTGTGCTGGGTTCGGCGATACTGAACAGAGGTCACCCCACGCGAACTTCGCCTG TGACATGGAGCGAATGGTCGCCATGCAGCAAgtcttgtgatggtggtagatCCTCGCGGACCAAGATCTGTCAGAAAGGTGACGTGTGTACACCAGAGTCACTCCAAGGCACCGAAACGCGCGAGTGCGGACTTCAGCCCTGTAAGACGACACAGGAAACTCGAGGTGTCTTCTTCGCTTTAACAAACTTAGACTGTATCATTCCGACTGAGAGCTTCATTAAAGTGCTTGCAGTCACAGGAGCGCATCAGTGCGCAGCGGAGTGCGTTAAATTTGATGCGTGCGCagcggtaaatattcgctctgCTTTGCCTTTTCACCTTGATAAATTGGAAGGGTCGTTTGTTTGTGAACTCGTGGCAAACAATTCACTGGAAGTTACTAGTGACGCGCCATTCGAAAGAGAAGCCGCATGTAGGACTTACAAACGTATATACTGA
- the LOC116609398 gene encoding putative protein TPRXL isoform X1: MMRCVHKLEPSKHAVRLDLPATVGGVASEERIQSMLRVVPAAIIFFFYTILGSTAKGTWSSWGSCDVSCGTGQQFRSSCSMDRDLKNCPPGRIAYDSQACSQPPCSTGMLEATSYLLIASSPSASLSSLRHMTIHESATVSSSATVSSTASPSIAPSSSLSSTLSTSSSSKPLSSAVLETSSNISPSPSFVSPSSVTVDQFSSRSPPPSKEPNKREAFLSVTESTALVDCVFRQLRVASILECAGICLRTPECKSVNFKATTSKDDEENCFINFSSHAESSVSSIEGYVYMSKVSLGD; this comes from the exons ATGATGAGATGTGTCCATAAG CTTGAGCCAAGTAAGCATGCTGTTCGCCTTGATCTTCCTGCTACCGTGGGTGGAGTCGCAAGCGAAGAAAGGATACAAAG CATGTTGCGAGTTGTACCGGCAGCGATAATCTTCTTCTTTTACACAATACTCGGCTCAACTGCGAAAG GGACATGGAGCAGTTGGGGTTCGTGCGACGTGTCTTGTGGGACTGGGCAACAGTTCAGATCCTCGTGCAGCATGGACAGAGATCTGAAGAATTGTCCTCCAGGTAGAATTGCATATGATTCCCAGGCCTGCTCGCAGCCACCTTGCAGCACAGGGATGCTGGAGGCAACTTCGTATCTGTTGATAGCCTCATCGCCTTCTGCTTCTCTATCTTCACTTCGGCATATGACAATCCACGAGTCTGCTACGGTATCGTCATCAGCTACAGTATCGTCGACAGCATCTCCATCGATAGCACCATcttcatcattgtcatcaactttgtcaacatcatcatcatcaaaaccgTTATCCAGCGCTGTATTAGAAACCTCTTCAAATATTTCTCCATCACCATCTTTCGTGTCGCCCTCGTCAGTTACTGTCGATCAATTTTCATCGCGTTCTCCACCGCCGAGCAAAGAACCTAACAAACGAGAAGCCTTTCTCTCTGTGACTGAGAGCACAGCTTTGGTAGACTGTGTATTTAGGCAGTTACGAGTAGCGTCTATCCTGGAATGTGCGGGTATATGCCTACGAACTCCCGAGTGCAAGTCAGTGAACTTTAAAGCCACCACAAGCAAAGACGACGAGGAAAACTGTTTTATCAATTTCTCTTCCCATGCAGAATCTTCTGTAAGCTCCATTGAAGGTTACGTTTATATGTCGAAAGTAAGTTTAGGGGATTGA
- the LOC116609398 gene encoding putative protein TPRXL isoform X2, which produces MLFALIFLLPWVESQAKKGYKGTWSSWGSCDVSCGTGQQFRSSCSMDRDLKNCPPGRIAYDSQACSQPPCSTGMLEATSYLLIASSPSASLSSLRHMTIHESATVSSSATVSSTASPSIAPSSSLSSTLSTSSSSKPLSSAVLETSSNISPSPSFVSPSSVTVDQFSSRSPPPSKEPNKREAFLSVTESTALVDCVFRQLRVASILECAGICLRTPECKSVNFKATTSKDDEENCFINFSSHAESSVSSIEGYVYMSKVSLGD; this is translated from the exons ATGCTGTTCGCCTTGATCTTCCTGCTACCGTGGGTGGAGTCGCAAGCGAAGAAAGGATACAAAG GGACATGGAGCAGTTGGGGTTCGTGCGACGTGTCTTGTGGGACTGGGCAACAGTTCAGATCCTCGTGCAGCATGGACAGAGATCTGAAGAATTGTCCTCCAGGTAGAATTGCATATGATTCCCAGGCCTGCTCGCAGCCACCTTGCAGCACAGGGATGCTGGAGGCAACTTCGTATCTGTTGATAGCCTCATCGCCTTCTGCTTCTCTATCTTCACTTCGGCATATGACAATCCACGAGTCTGCTACGGTATCGTCATCAGCTACAGTATCGTCGACAGCATCTCCATCGATAGCACCATcttcatcattgtcatcaactttgtcaacatcatcatcatcaaaaccgTTATCCAGCGCTGTATTAGAAACCTCTTCAAATATTTCTCCATCACCATCTTTCGTGTCGCCCTCGTCAGTTACTGTCGATCAATTTTCATCGCGTTCTCCACCGCCGAGCAAAGAACCTAACAAACGAGAAGCCTTTCTCTCTGTGACTGAGAGCACAGCTTTGGTAGACTGTGTATTTAGGCAGTTACGAGTAGCGTCTATCCTGGAATGTGCGGGTATATGCCTACGAACTCCCGAGTGCAAGTCAGTGAACTTTAAAGCCACCACAAGCAAAGACGACGAGGAAAACTGTTTTATCAATTTCTCTTCCCATGCAGAATCTTCTGTAAGCTCCATTGAAGGTTACGTTTATATGTCGAAAGTAAGTTTAGGGGATTGA
- the LOC116609398 gene encoding putative protein TPRXL isoform X4, protein MFNGHAMRFEGTWSSWGSCDVSCGTGQQFRSSCSMDRDLKNCPPGRIAYDSQACSQPPCSTGMLEATSYLLIASSPSASLSSLRHMTIHESATVSSSATVSSTASPSIAPSSSLSSTLSTSSSSKPLSSAVLETSSNISPSPSFVSPSSVTVDQFSSRSPPPSKEPNKREAFLSVTESTALVDCVFRQLRVASILECAGICLRTPECKSVNFKATTSKDDEENCFINFSSHAESSVSSIEGYVYMSKVSLGD, encoded by the exons ATGTTCAACGGGCATGCAATGCGTTTTGAGG GGACATGGAGCAGTTGGGGTTCGTGCGACGTGTCTTGTGGGACTGGGCAACAGTTCAGATCCTCGTGCAGCATGGACAGAGATCTGAAGAATTGTCCTCCAGGTAGAATTGCATATGATTCCCAGGCCTGCTCGCAGCCACCTTGCAGCACAGGGATGCTGGAGGCAACTTCGTATCTGTTGATAGCCTCATCGCCTTCTGCTTCTCTATCTTCACTTCGGCATATGACAATCCACGAGTCTGCTACGGTATCGTCATCAGCTACAGTATCGTCGACAGCATCTCCATCGATAGCACCATcttcatcattgtcatcaactttgtcaacatcatcatcatcaaaaccgTTATCCAGCGCTGTATTAGAAACCTCTTCAAATATTTCTCCATCACCATCTTTCGTGTCGCCCTCGTCAGTTACTGTCGATCAATTTTCATCGCGTTCTCCACCGCCGAGCAAAGAACCTAACAAACGAGAAGCCTTTCTCTCTGTGACTGAGAGCACAGCTTTGGTAGACTGTGTATTTAGGCAGTTACGAGTAGCGTCTATCCTGGAATGTGCGGGTATATGCCTACGAACTCCCGAGTGCAAGTCAGTGAACTTTAAAGCCACCACAAGCAAAGACGACGAGGAAAACTGTTTTATCAATTTCTCTTCCCATGCAGAATCTTCTGTAAGCTCCATTGAAGGTTACGTTTATATGTCGAAAGTAAGTTTAGGGGATTGA
- the LOC116609398 gene encoding putative protein TPRXL isoform X3 has protein sequence MPRVTKLLLACVLACSLCRDAGTWSSWGSCDVSCGTGQQFRSSCSMDRDLKNCPPGRIAYDSQACSQPPCSTGMLEATSYLLIASSPSASLSSLRHMTIHESATVSSSATVSSTASPSIAPSSSLSSTLSTSSSSKPLSSAVLETSSNISPSPSFVSPSSVTVDQFSSRSPPPSKEPNKREAFLSVTESTALVDCVFRQLRVASILECAGICLRTPECKSVNFKATTSKDDEENCFINFSSHAESSVSSIEGYVYMSKVSLGD, from the exons ATGCCTCGCGTAACAAAGCTGCTCCTTGCGTGTGTACTTGCATGCTCGTTATGTCGAGATGCTG GGACATGGAGCAGTTGGGGTTCGTGCGACGTGTCTTGTGGGACTGGGCAACAGTTCAGATCCTCGTGCAGCATGGACAGAGATCTGAAGAATTGTCCTCCAGGTAGAATTGCATATGATTCCCAGGCCTGCTCGCAGCCACCTTGCAGCACAGGGATGCTGGAGGCAACTTCGTATCTGTTGATAGCCTCATCGCCTTCTGCTTCTCTATCTTCACTTCGGCATATGACAATCCACGAGTCTGCTACGGTATCGTCATCAGCTACAGTATCGTCGACAGCATCTCCATCGATAGCACCATcttcatcattgtcatcaactttgtcaacatcatcatcatcaaaaccgTTATCCAGCGCTGTATTAGAAACCTCTTCAAATATTTCTCCATCACCATCTTTCGTGTCGCCCTCGTCAGTTACTGTCGATCAATTTTCATCGCGTTCTCCACCGCCGAGCAAAGAACCTAACAAACGAGAAGCCTTTCTCTCTGTGACTGAGAGCACAGCTTTGGTAGACTGTGTATTTAGGCAGTTACGAGTAGCGTCTATCCTGGAATGTGCGGGTATATGCCTACGAACTCCCGAGTGCAAGTCAGTGAACTTTAAAGCCACCACAAGCAAAGACGACGAGGAAAACTGTTTTATCAATTTCTCTTCCCATGCAGAATCTTCTGTAAGCTCCATTGAAGGTTACGTTTATATGTCGAAAGTAAGTTTAGGGGATTGA
- the LOC5501959 gene encoding MICOS complex subunit MIC60, which yields MFRVRGKPAHLTGLKHAYKPLAGYKPTNASLNIKKFASSSTTPKKSNSSGLKIATGITLLCGGGLVGGAALYNYNADFRNYVNKSLPIIETFNLALGPVTNNNNSDISTYEEEKFSKAETGPMKPIIDIKKPTDIKPSPATKDAVKVTGKEGKQTAPLSSLDQAYVSSLDLDIAKVVEEEVEHMKPIAIPTPPPPAPNLDLKKAPALRDPSATVSAFDHAGVSSADLDIARSKTDKSKDAQREQVVEVTSTQLLPGHGPTPSKELSKEDVTLSKPIDTGLTDHEVESMVEQTAMEVLIQEGLQTLRKRGQEAIAAQHKATEAVLHHTDQLKHALEDVEVVSMKDLSKTILSSQKEAEDAITGAQEAQVKVNEEVEKFHILIKEAETAGAKEAGVRASEEAAKVSYGVLNATAELQKAKAQDMVLGEYQKFFDESRAVLRKELEEVMPGAAMSDKEQKAKGGSQEMARTETVLLAYARKRLEHLKQELAKHRQEEQKRLQQILSVQREEDNKLADIRLKQEKDKMMAEMDVALRKKESEMAAVFESDVRQQLRRQAAAYSDHLAEVLRVQAAELQERHREELEKKSNEEHQAFNAKLTAAFSRLRGVESAIDGRAEIEKTNKRSQELWLACQALTSAIDRGYQKRRPLNHEVSAVYDCSPEDPVVNTVLEAIPPEALQKGVYNEDNLTARFNQVRRQCRRVAMVGEDSAGPWTFLLSYLQSFFIFDKFDPRTDGELVDAEELDTFGLLARADYYIKRGDLELGARLVNQLTGEARKLAYDWLKETRILLETRQAVRLLSSYAAAAAMGATE from the exons ATGTTTCGTGTTAGGGGAAAACCGGCGCATTTAACGGGACTGAAACATGCCTATAAGCCACTAGCTGGTTATAAG CCCACCAATGCTTCTCTGAACATAAAGAAATTTGCGTCTTCATCCACCACACCTAAAAA GTCAAATTCCTCAGGCTTGAAAATAGCCACAGGGATTACACTGCTGTGTGGTGGTGGATTAGTTGGCGGTGCTGCCCTCTACAACTACAATGCAGATTTCAGAAACTATGTCAACAAAAGCCTGCCAATTATTGAGACTTTCAATTTAGCTCTTGGTCCTGTaaccaataacaataacagtgACATTAGCACATACGAAGAAGAGAAGTTCTCAAAAGCAGAGACTGGTCCAATGAAGCCAATTATTGATATCAAGAAACCCACAGACATTAAACCTTCTCCAGCAACCAAG GATGCAGTAAAAGTCACAGGGAAAGAAGGAAAGCAGACTGCTCCCCTGTCCTCCCTTGATCAAGCCTATGTATCTTCCTTGGACCTTGACATTGCAAAAGTTGTTGAGGAGGAGGTTGAGCATATGAAACCTATTGCTatccctacccctccccctcctgcACCAAATCTGGACCTCAAGAAGGCCCCTGCCCTGCGTGATCCATCAGCTACTGTGAGCGCATTTGACCATGCAGGGGTTTCATCTGCTGATTTGGACATTGCAAGAAGTAAGACAGATAAGTCCAAAGACGCACAGAGAGAACAAGTTGTTGAAGTCACATCAACACAATTGCTACCAG GTCACGGACCAACCCCATCTAAGGAACTAAGCAAAGAAGATGTCACCCTTTCCAAGCCAATAGATACCGGTCTCACAGACCATGAGGTAGAATCCATGGTAGAGCAAACCGCCATGGAAGTCCTTATCCAAGAAGGCCTTCAGACCCTACGGAAAAGGGGACAGGAAGCTATTGCTGCCCAACACAAGGCAACCGAGGCTGTCTTGCACCATACAGACCAACTAAAGCATGCACTGGAAGATGTCGAGGTTGTAAGCATGAAGGACTTGAGCAAAACTATCCTGTCTTCCCAGAAAGAAGCAGAGGATGCCATCACTGGTGCTCAAGAAGCTCAGGTAAAAGTCAACGAAGAGGTTGAGAAGTTCCATATCCTTATCAAAGAAGCAGAAACAGCTGGAGCCAAGGAAGCTGGGGTGAGAGCATCTGAAGAGGCTGCAAAGGTCAGTTATGGTGTCCTGAATGCCACGGCAGAGTTACAGAAGGCTAAGGCACAGGACATGGTGCTAGGAGAGTATCAGAAGTTTTTTGATGAGAGCAGAGCGGTGCTTAGGAAGGAACTGGAAGAAGTCATGCCTGGTGCTGCTATGTCTGACAAGGAGCAGAAAGCAAAGGGGGGGAGTCAAGAGATGGCCAG gacaGAAACAGTGTTACTAGCCTATGCCCGCAAACGACTGGAGCATCTAAAGCAAGAACTCGCCAAACACAGACAGGAGGAGCAGAAAAGACTGCAGCAGATCCTGAGTGTCCAGAGGGAAGAGGACAACAAATTAGCGGACATTAGGCTGAAGCAGGAGAAGGACAAGATGATGGCCGAGATGGACGTTGCTCTCAGGAAAAAG GAGTCGGAGATGGCTGCAGTGTTTGAGAGCGATGTTCGGCAACAACTTCGTCGACAGGCAGCGGCGTATAGTGACCACCTGGCGGAGGTGCTAAGGGTGCAAGCAGCAGAGCTTCAAGAAAG ACACAGAGAAGAACTTGAAAAGAAATCGAACGAAGAACACCAAGCTTTCAACGCAAAGCTCACAGCAGCCTTTTCGCGTCTACGGGGAGTTGAATCCGCCATTGATGGACGCGCCGAGATCGAGAAAACCAACAAACGATCACAGGAGCTATGGCTAGCATGTCAAGCCCTTACATCAGCTATAGACCGAGGCTATCAGAAACGGAGACCTCTAAACCACGAAGTGAGTGCCGTGTATGATTGCTCACCCGAAGACCCGGTCGTCAACACAGTGCTGGAGGCTATCCCCCCTGAGGCGTTACAGAAGGGCGTGTACAACGAGGATAACCTGACCGCACGGTTTAACCAGGTCAGGCGCCAGTGCCGACGTGTCGCGATGGTCGGGGAGGATTCTGCGGGGCCATGGACATTCCTACTCTCTTACCTCCAATCCTTCTTCATCTTTGATAAGTTCGACCCTCGCACGGACGGTGAACTTGTGGACGCGGAGGAGTTAGACACTTTTGGGCTGCTTGCTCGCGCGGATTATTACATTAAGAGAGGGGACTTAGAACTCGGCGCGCGATTGGTCAATCAGCTGACGGGTGAGGCTCGTAAACTGGCTTATGATTGGCTGAAAGAGACCAGGATTCTCCTCGAGACTCGACAGGCGGTAAGGCTACTCTCTTCGTACGCGGCAGCCGCAGCTATGGGTGCCACGGAGTGA
- the LOC5501949 gene encoding uracil-DNA glycosylase isoform X2 codes for MQTGQSKISSFFGKPATKRKADETENASKYPPSKFAKEKDKSDSDEADNKSPISLSPEQKARMNQKRMEAEEKLLANTGPRNFGLSWKKALKEEFTKDYFERLMKFVESERAKKTVYPPEKDVFSFTLHTDIKDTKVVIIGQDPYHGLNQAHGLCFSVQPGVSVPPSLVNIYKELSNDIDGFKHPGHGYLIGWAKQGVLLLNACLTVVASQANSHKEKKKHCILKAVHPSPLSAHRGFLGCKHFSKANEYLIQRGKKPIEWANLPIEVDG; via the exons ATGCAAACCGGACAAAGCAAAATTAGTAGTTTCTTTGGTAAGCCTGCGACAAAAAGAAAAGCGGATGAGACCGAAAATGCATCCAAATATCCACCTTCGAAATTCGCCAAAGAGAAGGACAAATCTGACAGCGACGAAGCTGATAACAAATCGCCGATCAGTTTGTCTCCTGAGCAGAAAGCAAGAATGAATCAGAAAAGAATGGAAGCTGAGGAGAAGCTATTAGCAAATACTGGGCCTCGAAACTTTGGCCTGTCGTGGAAGAAAGCGCTAAAGGAGGAATTTACTAAAGATTACTTTGAACGG TTAATGAAGTTTGTGGAATCGGAGCGGGCCAAGAAAACAGTCTATCCACCAG AGAAAGATGTGTTCTCATTTACTCTTCACACTGACATTAAAGACACCAAGGTTGTTATCATTGGCCAGGATCCATATCATGGGCTGAATCAAGCTCATG GCCTCTGCTTTAGTGTGCAGCCTGGCGTCTCAGTTCCTCCAAG tctggTTAATATATACAAGGAGTTGTCAAACGACATTGATGGGTTCAAGCATCCTGGTCATGGATATTTAATAGGCTGGGCAAAGCAAG GTGTACTATTGCTTAATGCTTGTCTGACGGTGGTTGCCTCACAAGCCAATTCACACAAAGAAAAG AAGAAACATTGCATTCTCAAAGCAGTTCATCCCTCCCCACTGTCTGCCCACAGAGGGTTTTTAGGATGCAAGCATTTCTCGAAAGCTAACGAATACTTGATACAGCGAGGCAAGAAACCAATTGAGTGGGCAAATCTACCTATTGAAGTTGATGGATGA
- the LOC5501949 gene encoding uracil-DNA glycosylase isoform X1, producing MQTGQSKISSFFGKPATKRKADETENASKYPPSKFAKEKDKSDSDEADNKSPISLSPEQKARMNQKRMEAEEKLLANTGPRNFGLSWKKALKEEFTKDYFERLMKFVESERAKKTVYPPEKDVFSFTLHTDIKDTKVVIIGQDPYHGLNQAHGLCFSVQPGVSVPPSLVNIYKELSNDIDGFKHPGHGYLIGWAKQGVLLLNACLTVVASQANSHKEKGWEQFTDAVIRWINRNLSGVVFLLWGSYAQKKGSFIDKKKHCILKAVHPSPLSAHRGFLGCKHFSKANEYLIQRGKKPIEWANLPIEVDG from the exons ATGCAAACCGGACAAAGCAAAATTAGTAGTTTCTTTGGTAAGCCTGCGACAAAAAGAAAAGCGGATGAGACCGAAAATGCATCCAAATATCCACCTTCGAAATTCGCCAAAGAGAAGGACAAATCTGACAGCGACGAAGCTGATAACAAATCGCCGATCAGTTTGTCTCCTGAGCAGAAAGCAAGAATGAATCAGAAAAGAATGGAAGCTGAGGAGAAGCTATTAGCAAATACTGGGCCTCGAAACTTTGGCCTGTCGTGGAAGAAAGCGCTAAAGGAGGAATTTACTAAAGATTACTTTGAACGG TTAATGAAGTTTGTGGAATCGGAGCGGGCCAAGAAAACAGTCTATCCACCAG AGAAAGATGTGTTCTCATTTACTCTTCACACTGACATTAAAGACACCAAGGTTGTTATCATTGGCCAGGATCCATATCATGGGCTGAATCAAGCTCATG GCCTCTGCTTTAGTGTGCAGCCTGGCGTCTCAGTTCCTCCAAG tctggTTAATATATACAAGGAGTTGTCAAACGACATTGATGGGTTCAAGCATCCTGGTCATGGATATTTAATAGGCTGGGCAAAGCAAG GTGTACTATTGCTTAATGCTTGTCTGACGGTGGTTGCCTCACAAGCCAATTCACACAAAGAAAAG GGCTGGGAACAATTTACTGATGCTGTCATAAGGTGGATTAATAGGAATCTTAGTGGTGTAGTGTTCTTACTCTGGGGCTCATATGCACAGAAAAAAGGCAGCTTTATTGATAAG AAGAAACATTGCATTCTCAAAGCAGTTCATCCCTCCCCACTGTCTGCCCACAGAGGGTTTTTAGGATGCAAGCATTTCTCGAAAGCTAACGAATACTTGATACAGCGAGGCAAGAAACCAATTGAGTGGGCAAATCTACCTATTGAAGTTGATGGATGA